The following proteins are encoded in a genomic region of Natrinema sp. DC36:
- a CDS encoding type II/IV secretion system ATPase subunit, with the protein MSDFGSARLENELDALADEHPHLREHLEWFHEEYGEYPKLIDEPSEEWESKRPNVIYEAEAPIFCHVYGDMGIDTTYYCVEPTLEDEDKALYDQIRQRILDKSVTRPAPGDNEEFEEHLDELLDEVVEITSGITGQSIGRLKSFGTSKVSLSQDQFTRLRYQLQRDIVGLGPLEPVMADTANEDIHVIGPKQCYLDHGTYGMISATVDFGTPEEFEQWLRNMGERMNHPISDSDPIIDATLPGGSRINIIYSDDVSVQGPSMTIRQGEEIPLSVFQITKWGTISPELAAYLWLCLENEQTVFVVGETASGKTTTLNAALSFIPRDAKIYTAEDTSEVIPPHNTWQQLLTREGSGDESADVDMFDLVAAALRSRPDYIIVGEVRGAEGQMAFQAAQTGHPVMLTFHASDIVSMIQRFTGAPINVPETFMDNCDVALFQNRVKQGDDVLRRVTSVQEIEGYSDYEGGVVTRQAFKWDPRDDEVAFTGRNNSFVLEEQIATLLGYQDTRKIYDELDRRAEIIRQLIDADVLGYHEVNDAIAGFHRDGLEGLPIRISGIDQFA; encoded by the coding sequence ATGTCAGACTTCGGAAGCGCACGACTCGAGAACGAACTCGACGCACTGGCCGACGAGCACCCGCACCTGCGGGAACACCTCGAGTGGTTCCACGAGGAGTACGGCGAGTATCCGAAACTCATCGACGAACCGTCCGAGGAGTGGGAGTCGAAACGGCCGAACGTCATCTACGAAGCCGAGGCACCGATCTTCTGTCACGTCTACGGCGATATGGGGATCGACACCACCTACTACTGCGTCGAGCCGACCCTCGAGGACGAGGACAAGGCGCTGTACGACCAGATCCGACAGCGAATCCTCGACAAGAGCGTGACTCGACCGGCACCGGGCGACAACGAGGAGTTCGAGGAGCACCTGGACGAACTCTTGGACGAAGTCGTCGAAATCACGTCCGGGATCACCGGCCAGTCGATCGGTCGGCTCAAGTCCTTCGGCACGAGCAAGGTCTCGCTCTCGCAGGATCAGTTCACCCGATTGCGCTACCAGCTCCAGCGCGACATCGTCGGCCTCGGCCCGCTGGAACCGGTGATGGCCGACACGGCCAACGAGGACATCCACGTCATCGGTCCGAAGCAGTGTTACCTCGATCACGGCACGTACGGCATGATCTCGGCCACCGTCGACTTCGGGACGCCCGAGGAGTTCGAGCAGTGGCTCCGGAACATGGGCGAACGGATGAACCACCCGATCAGCGACTCCGATCCGATCATCGACGCGACGCTGCCCGGCGGCTCGCGTATCAACATCATCTACTCCGACGACGTCTCCGTCCAGGGGCCCTCGATGACCATCCGACAGGGCGAGGAGATCCCGCTGTCGGTCTTCCAGATCACGAAGTGGGGGACGATTTCCCCGGAACTGGCCGCGTACCTCTGGCTCTGTCTCGAGAACGAGCAGACCGTGTTCGTCGTCGGTGAGACGGCCTCGGGAAAGACGACGACGCTGAACGCGGCGCTGTCGTTCATTCCGCGCGACGCGAAGATCTACACAGCGGAGGACACCTCTGAGGTCATTCCGCCGCACAACACCTGGCAGCAACTGCTCACTCGCGAGGGATCCGGCGACGAGTCGGCCGACGTGGACATGTTCGACCTGGTCGCGGCGGCCCTCCGATCGCGTCCGGACTACATCATCGTGGGCGAGGTCCGCGGGGCGGAGGGGCAGATGGCGTTCCAAGCGGCACAGACCGGTCACCCCGTCATGCTGACCTTCCACGCCAGCGACATCGTCTCGATGATTCAGCGCTTTACCGGGGCACCGATCAACGTCCCCGAGACGTTCATGGACAACTGCGACGTCGCGCTGTTCCAGAACCGGGTCAAGCAGGGCGACGACGTCCTCCGGCGAGTCACGTCGGTCCAGGAGATCGAGGGCTACTCCGACTACGAGGGCGGCGTCGTCACCCGCCAGGCGTTCAAGTGGGACCCCCGCGACGACGAGGTCGCCTTTACGGGTCGCAACAACTCCTTCGTTCTCGAGGAGCAGATCGCGACGCTGCTGGGCTACCAGGACACCCGGAAGATCTACGACGAGCTCGACCGTCGGGCGGAGATCATCCGCCAGCTCATCGACGCCGACGTGCTGGGCTACCACGAGGTCAACGACGCGATCGCCGGCTTCCATCGCGACGGCCTCGAGGGATTACCCATCCGGATCAGCGGCATCGACCAGTTCGCCTGA
- a CDS encoding 30S ribosomal protein S6e, with translation MASFTVVVGDPESGSSYQLEAEEQDANRFMGKSIGEEVDGGSVGLDGYTLEITGGSDKAGRPLNGEVSGPNLTEVLMNGRQTGYRPDRDGERRRITVRGREISDAVAQVNASIAERGSTDVDDLLGEGGDDE, from the coding sequence ATGGCAAGTTTCACTGTCGTTGTCGGCGACCCCGAATCCGGGTCGTCCTATCAGCTCGAGGCGGAGGAACAGGACGCGAACCGATTCATGGGCAAGTCGATCGGCGAGGAGGTCGACGGCGGCTCGGTCGGCCTCGACGGCTACACGCTCGAGATCACCGGCGGCTCCGACAAGGCGGGCCGTCCACTCAACGGCGAGGTCTCCGGGCCGAATCTGACGGAAGTGCTGATGAACGGCCGACAGACGGGCTACCGTCCGGACCGTGACGGCGAGCGTCGCCGGATCACGGTTCGCGGTCGCGAGATTTCCGACGCCGTCGCGCAGGTCAACGCCTCGATCGCCGAACGCGGGAGCACCGACGTCGACGACCTCCTCGGCGAGGGCGGCGACGACGAGTAA
- a CDS encoding SHOCT domain-containing protein, with translation MGRLSSVLLQGIGVLVLALIALSVVGTIVGIALSLVVAVLSMIVSLAVLSLFVLAIVGLFSVFSGDSAAGDDARPPQRSDDRTAPEDRVRSRYVDGELDDDEFERELERVLEPDEGRGRTDFDRSSSRRPSNDRHRLRDH, from the coding sequence ATGGGACGTCTCAGTTCCGTCCTGCTGCAGGGAATCGGCGTACTCGTACTCGCGCTCATCGCGTTGAGCGTCGTCGGAACGATCGTCGGTATCGCGCTCTCCCTCGTCGTCGCCGTCCTCTCGATGATCGTCTCGCTCGCCGTCCTGAGCCTGTTCGTCCTGGCGATCGTCGGGCTGTTTTCAGTGTTCAGTGGCGATTCAGCCGCCGGAGACGACGCGCGTCCGCCACAGCGGTCCGACGACCGGACCGCTCCCGAGGACCGAGTTCGCTCTCGGTACGTCGACGGCGAACTCGACGACGACGAGTTCGAACGAGAACTCGAGCGGGTCCTCGAACCGGACGAGGGACGCGGTCGAACGGACTTCGATCGCTCGAGTTCCCGACGGCCCTCGAATGACCGACATCGACTCCGGGATCACTGA
- a CDS encoding FlaD/FlaE family flagellar protein, producing MPDQKPYLQTLERSAGRTNATIQWARFLGETFGTTGALNCLRYYEDLGWISPLVREQMTSYLRGLSLGEIHNKRYDEPTTLEYPLESLSGTLFSAHAQTLEYIAKIRGDDLEEHVMIARMAERRVERRIDDDEDDGDEPNEMVSIIRDGPSQH from the coding sequence ATGCCAGATCAAAAACCATATCTTCAGACGCTCGAGCGATCGGCCGGGCGAACCAACGCCACCATCCAGTGGGCGCGCTTTCTCGGCGAGACCTTCGGCACGACGGGCGCGCTGAACTGCCTGCGGTACTACGAGGACCTGGGCTGGATCAGCCCGCTCGTCCGCGAGCAGATGACCTCGTACCTTCGCGGGCTCTCCCTCGGGGAGATCCACAACAAACGCTACGACGAACCGACGACGCTCGAGTATCCGCTCGAGTCCCTGAGCGGGACGCTCTTCAGCGCCCACGCCCAGACCCTCGAGTACATCGCGAAGATTCGAGGCGACGACCTCGAGGAACACGTGATGATCGCACGGATGGCCGAGCGGCGGGTCGAACGACGAATCGATGACGACGAGGACGACGGCGACGAACCGAACGAGATGGTAAGCATCATCCGAGACGGTCCATCTCAGCACTGA
- a CDS encoding helix-turn-helix transcriptional regulator yields MREDTPNTESVLDELSRAATADNQSESYDISLGSTDDATRDVERELDELMAQVNSALPTDEVQFDEAIIKENLDEILLMLIALHEETHGKELLSDLTHLFGAQLSPGTVYPSLHNLEEEDVLSMHAKVRTKEYSIADEEYVRATVERTMVQHLAFGLLLYAFLPRL; encoded by the coding sequence ATGCGTGAGGACACTCCAAATACCGAATCCGTGCTCGACGAACTGTCGAGGGCGGCGACTGCGGACAACCAGTCGGAATCGTACGATATCTCGCTCGGATCGACCGACGATGCGACCAGAGACGTCGAACGCGAACTCGACGAACTGATGGCGCAGGTAAACAGCGCGCTCCCGACCGACGAGGTCCAGTTCGACGAGGCTATCATCAAGGAGAACTTGGACGAAATCCTCCTGATGCTCATCGCGCTCCACGAAGAAACACACGGGAAAGAGCTCCTCTCGGACCTGACCCACCTCTTCGGAGCCCAGCTCAGTCCGGGCACCGTCTATCCGAGTCTCCACAACCTGGAGGAAGAGGACGTGCTCTCGATGCACGCCAAGGTCAGAACCAAGGAGTACTCGATCGCCGACGAAGAGTACGTCCGCGCGACCGTCGAGCGGACGATGGTACAGCACCTCGCCTTCGGCCTGCTGCTGTACGCATTTCTGCCGCGACTCTAA
- a CDS encoding MBL fold metallo-hydrolase produces the protein MDVQLLGGAREIGRSAILIDDTLLLDFGMDSGNPPAFPIGDVDPDAVVVSHGHLDHVGSVPTLLSGDARPPIHWTQPTYDLATVLARDTLKLHGGSYDCPFTEAELARVAEVSETHGYESAFEAAGYEVTFFDAGHVPGSAHVLVDDGETRLLYTGDFHTEEQRLLEGTTARPDADVVLCESTYSDVTRPPRPEIEREFAESLRTTIWEGGTVVVPAFGIGRTQEVLCICEEYDLECYVDGMGKRVTELFLRDANRGFLRDPDLLRRAKGNARFVNGRDGQRKRIAEQNTVIVTTSGMLHGGPAMTYVPAIRSHPTNKIAMTGYQVEGTPGRDLLETGSAEIDGRMMPVSAQVEQYDFSAHADRDGVRTFLESYADATVLINHGDRCEAFAAALRADGYDATAPELGERIGV, from the coding sequence ATGGACGTCCAGTTGCTGGGTGGCGCGCGCGAGATTGGCCGGAGCGCGATCCTCATCGACGACACGCTCTTGCTCGATTTCGGAATGGATTCGGGGAACCCGCCGGCGTTTCCGATCGGCGACGTCGATCCCGACGCCGTCGTCGTCAGTCACGGCCACCTCGATCACGTCGGCTCCGTCCCGACACTCCTGTCGGGCGACGCGCGGCCGCCTATCCACTGGACGCAACCGACGTACGACCTCGCCACGGTCCTCGCGCGGGACACGCTGAAGCTCCACGGCGGGAGCTACGACTGTCCGTTCACCGAGGCGGAACTGGCTCGCGTCGCGGAAGTCTCCGAGACCCACGGCTACGAGAGTGCCTTCGAGGCCGCCGGGTACGAAGTCACCTTTTTCGACGCCGGCCACGTTCCCGGTAGCGCCCACGTGCTCGTCGATGACGGCGAGACGAGACTGCTCTACACCGGCGACTTCCACACCGAGGAACAGCGGTTACTCGAGGGCACCACCGCGCGGCCCGACGCCGACGTGGTCCTCTGTGAAAGCACCTACTCGGACGTGACGCGACCGCCGCGGCCCGAGATCGAACGCGAGTTCGCCGAGAGTCTTCGAACGACGATCTGGGAGGGCGGCACCGTCGTCGTCCCCGCCTTCGGCATCGGCCGCACGCAGGAGGTGCTCTGCATCTGCGAGGAATACGACCTCGAGTGCTACGTCGACGGGATGGGCAAACGAGTCACGGAACTCTTTCTCCGGGATGCGAACCGAGGGTTTCTGCGCGATCCGGACCTGCTGCGCCGGGCGAAGGGCAACGCGCGATTCGTCAACGGCCGCGACGGCCAGCGCAAACGGATCGCCGAACAGAATACCGTGATCGTCACGACCAGCGGGATGCTCCACGGCGGCCCCGCGATGACCTACGTGCCCGCGATCCGCTCCCACCCGACGAACAAGATCGCCATGACGGGCTATCAGGTCGAGGGGACGCCCGGCCGCGACCTGCTCGAGACCGGGAGCGCCGAGATCGACGGCCGGATGATGCCGGTCAGCGCGCAGGTCGAACAGTACGATTTCTCCGCGCACGCGGATCGAGATGGGGTTCGTACGTTCCTCGAGTCCTACGCGGACGCGACGGTACTGATCAACCACGGCGATCGCTGCGAGGCGTTCGCGGCGGCGTTGCGCGCCGACGGCTACGACGCGACGGCACCCGAACTGGGCGAGCGAATTGGAGTCTAA
- the proS gene encoding proline--tRNA ligase produces MSDESQELGITESKSHKPGEWYAEVVQKANLADYAPMGGFIVTKPRGYALWEAIQDSLDGWFKETGVDNVYFPMFIPESYLEREKDIVEGFDPEVAWVTQGGHEELEERLAVRPTSESIIAPFMAEWTRSHRDLPMRLNQWCSVVRWEATETKPFFRTKEFMWQEGHTAHASNEGAWEEVWTRLGQYERVYEDVLAIPVLRGKKPEHDKFPGADTTTTVEALMPDGKSVQGATSHNLGQSFAEAFDITFADEDEAEQTAYTTSWGLSWRAIGALIMTHSDDQGLVLPPTVAPTQVVIVPIWQEDTKDDVLEYSEGIAADLEDAGFRVELDDRDERNPGFKFNEHELNGIPLRLEIGPHEVDDGEVTLVHRPDNEQSVAERDEIVDAVDEHLDEIYDKLYEAAEENLEENVREAHSPEEILGTIGKHGGYVKTAWCGDEACEEAIKEKIAAEIVMQPLADEGGTTAGEVPEPDRDECGVCGDPADEIAYFAKSY; encoded by the coding sequence ATGAGCGACGAGAGTCAAGAACTCGGGATCACCGAGTCGAAATCGCACAAGCCCGGGGAGTGGTACGCCGAGGTCGTCCAGAAGGCGAACCTCGCGGACTACGCCCCGATGGGCGGGTTCATCGTCACGAAACCTCGCGGCTACGCCCTCTGGGAGGCCATTCAGGACTCGCTGGACGGCTGGTTCAAGGAGACCGGCGTCGACAACGTCTACTTCCCGATGTTCATCCCCGAGAGCTACCTCGAGCGCGAAAAGGACATCGTCGAAGGGTTCGACCCCGAGGTCGCGTGGGTGACCCAGGGCGGCCACGAGGAACTCGAGGAGCGTCTCGCCGTCCGTCCCACGAGCGAATCGATCATCGCGCCCTTCATGGCCGAGTGGACCCGCAGCCACCGCGATCTGCCGATGCGCCTCAACCAGTGGTGTTCGGTCGTACGATGGGAGGCGACGGAGACGAAGCCGTTCTTCCGGACGAAGGAGTTCATGTGGCAGGAGGGCCACACCGCCCACGCGAGCAACGAGGGCGCGTGGGAGGAGGTCTGGACCCGTCTCGGCCAGTACGAGCGCGTCTACGAGGACGTGCTGGCGATTCCGGTGCTGCGGGGTAAGAAGCCCGAACACGACAAGTTCCCCGGCGCGGATACGACGACGACCGTCGAGGCGCTGATGCCCGACGGCAAGTCCGTCCAGGGAGCGACGAGCCACAACCTCGGCCAGAGCTTCGCCGAGGCGTTCGACATCACCTTCGCGGACGAGGACGAGGCCGAACAGACGGCCTACACCACCTCGTGGGGGCTCTCCTGGCGAGCGATCGGGGCGCTCATCATGACCCACTCCGACGATCAGGGGCTCGTGCTTCCGCCGACGGTCGCGCCGACACAGGTCGTCATCGTCCCCATCTGGCAGGAGGATACCAAGGACGATGTCCTCGAGTACTCCGAGGGGATCGCAGCGGACCTCGAGGACGCCGGGTTCCGCGTCGAACTCGACGACCGCGACGAGCGCAATCCCGGCTTCAAGTTCAACGAACACGAGCTCAACGGGATCCCGCTGCGACTCGAGATCGGTCCCCACGAGGTCGACGACGGGGAAGTCACGCTGGTCCACCGGCCGGACAACGAGCAGTCCGTCGCCGAGCGCGACGAGATCGTCGACGCCGTCGACGAGCACCTCGACGAGATCTACGACAAGCTGTACGAGGCAGCCGAGGAGAACCTCGAGGAGAACGTCCGAGAGGCCCACAGTCCGGAGGAGATCCTCGGGACGATCGGTAAACACGGCGGCTACGTGAAGACGGCGTGGTGTGGCGACGAGGCCTGCGAGGAGGCCATCAAGGAGAAGATCGCCGCCGAGATCGTCATGCAGCCCCTGGCCGACGAGGGCGGGACGACGGCCGGCGAAGTACCCGAACCCGACCGCGACGAGTGCGGCGTCTGTGGCGATCCCGCCGACGAGATCGCCTACTTCGCGAAGTCGTACTAG
- the flaJ gene encoding archaellar assembly protein FlaJ: MSTDSQSAPDMSTRSALESLNRAYANMEMGASRYLLLVIAPAFAFFIGSGVVVVVLGLSLLIGLPVVLLGLLAMVVAIIYPKLAQDRKRKQIRQRFHLFLTHITVLSMTNINRVEIFRTLAEEDEYDALAEEMGHLVAMVDTWNQSLDDACRLRAKQTTSPLLTDFLERLAYTVGGGQQISEFLIDEQDTIIQQFVTRYEADLGKLDVMKELYMSMMLSVAFILVFAIVLPILTGTSPTLLIGGTIAMFTIVQVAFIYAVHVISPYDPLWYIEETEGTGPLTRIPRALAIGIGCSILLAVVMGLALFGIVPGIASRVPLPIMVAIPVTPLLLPGWRMRQEEQKVKVRDGEFPSFIRALGAVESVKQTSTGSVLESLRRKDFGALTDNVDALYKRLNMRIDDIRSWRLFAAETGSYLIQKFGDMYVVGRQMGGDPKVLGQVISENQNEVLKVREQRDQATMTLIGVLYGITAAAVFSFFVGLEVVEIMMEITGEMDLQEQSSFTGGLLSTEQYDIQVIEYLLLLTIVINAALSAIMIRLTDRGHIISALVHFVFLTWLGAVIAVITEYVVGIAISV, encoded by the coding sequence ATGTCAACAGACTCCCAGTCCGCGCCCGACATGAGCACTCGATCGGCCCTCGAGTCGCTCAACAGGGCGTACGCGAACATGGAGATGGGTGCCTCGCGGTATCTCCTGCTCGTCATCGCGCCCGCGTTCGCGTTCTTCATCGGGAGCGGCGTCGTGGTCGTCGTGCTCGGACTCTCGCTGCTGATCGGCCTCCCGGTCGTCCTCCTGGGACTGCTGGCGATGGTCGTCGCGATCATCTACCCCAAGCTGGCCCAGGACCGAAAGCGCAAGCAGATTCGCCAGCGCTTTCACCTCTTCTTGACCCACATCACCGTCCTCTCGATGACGAACATCAACCGCGTCGAGATCTTCCGTACCCTCGCGGAGGAAGACGAGTACGACGCCTTGGCCGAGGAGATGGGACACCTCGTCGCGATGGTCGACACCTGGAACCAGAGCCTCGACGACGCCTGCCGGCTCCGCGCCAAACAGACGACGAGTCCGCTCCTGACCGATTTCCTCGAGCGGCTGGCGTACACGGTCGGCGGCGGCCAGCAGATCAGCGAGTTCCTGATCGACGAACAGGACACGATCATCCAGCAGTTCGTCACCCGGTACGAGGCGGACCTGGGGAAACTCGACGTGATGAAAGAGCTGTACATGTCGATGATGCTGTCGGTAGCGTTCATCCTCGTGTTCGCGATCGTTCTGCCGATCCTGACCGGAACGAGCCCGACGCTGTTGATCGGCGGCACCATCGCCATGTTCACGATCGTGCAGGTTGCGTTCATCTACGCGGTCCACGTCATCTCGCCGTACGATCCCCTCTGGTATATCGAGGAGACGGAAGGGACCGGCCCGCTCACCCGGATTCCGCGAGCGCTCGCGATCGGTATCGGCTGTAGCATCCTCCTCGCCGTCGTGATGGGACTAGCCCTCTTCGGGATCGTGCCGGGGATCGCCAGCCGCGTCCCGCTGCCGATCATGGTCGCGATCCCCGTGACACCACTGCTCCTCCCCGGGTGGCGGATGCGACAGGAAGAACAAAAGGTCAAGGTCCGCGACGGGGAGTTCCCCAGCTTCATCCGCGCGCTCGGTGCCGTCGAGAGCGTCAAACAGACCTCGACCGGGAGCGTCCTCGAGAGCCTGCGGCGCAAGGACTTCGGGGCGTTAACCGACAACGTCGACGCGCTGTACAAGCGGCTCAACATGCGGATCGACGACATCCGCTCGTGGCGGCTGTTCGCGGCGGAGACCGGCTCCTATCTCATCCAGAAGTTCGGCGACATGTACGTCGTCGGTCGCCAGATGGGGGGCGATCCGAAGGTCCTCGGGCAGGTCATCAGCGAGAACCAGAACGAAGTGCTCAAAGTCCGCGAGCAACGCGATCAGGCGACGATGACCCTGATCGGCGTCCTCTACGGCATCACCGCCGCGGCCGTCTTCTCGTTTTTCGTCGGCCTCGAGGTCGTCGAAATCATGATGGAGATCACGGGCGAGATGGACCTCCAAGAACAGAGCAGCTTCACCGGGGGGTTGCTCAGCACCGAGCAGTACGACATTCAGGTCATCGAGTATCTATTGCTTCTGACGATCGTCATCAATGCCGCGCTCTCGGCGATCATGATTCGACTCACCGACCGCGGCCACATTATCAGCGCGCTGGTTCACTTCGTCTTCCTGACGTGGCTCGGTGCCGTAATCGCGGTCATCACGGAGTACGTCGTCGGGATAGCTATCAGCGTGTAG